GCCGCCCGGGCCTGATCACCCACGTCGGCCTCGGCACCGTCTGCGACCCCCGCCACGGCGGCGGGCGCATGAACGAGGCGGCGCAGGACGACCTGGCCGAAGTCGTCACCATCGACGGCCGCGAGTACCTGCGCTACAAGCCCTACCGCGTCGACGTCGCGCTGGTGCGCGCCTCAGCGGCGGACGAGGACGGCAACATCAGCTTCGAGCACGAGGCCGCCAACCTCGACGCCGCCCACATCGCCCTGGCCGCGCGCAGCAGCGGCGGCAAGGTGATCGTGCAGGTGAAGGAGCGATTGCCGCGCGGCAGCCTCAAGGCCCGCGAGGTGCGCATCCCCGCCGCCTGGGTGGACGCGGTGGTGGTCGATGCCGGCCAGCGCAGCAGCTACGACATCCCCTTCGACGCCACGCTCAGCGGCGAGCTCACCGGCGAGGCCCGCTTCGCCCCGCTGCCCGCCGAGGCCCGCGAGTTCGACGAGCGCCAGGCCGTCGCCCGCCGCGCCGCCTGCGAGCTCTTCGAGGGCGCGGTGGTCAACTACGGCGTCGGCATCCCCGACGCGGTCGCCAAGCTGGTGGTCGCGCGCGGCGAGCTGGACCGCATCTACCAGACCATCGAGCACGGCACCTACGGCGGCAGCCTCCTGGACGGCGTGCTCTTCGGCTACGCTCGCAACGCCAGCGCGATGCTGGACGCCCCCACGCAGTTCGACTTCTACGGCGGCGGCGGCCTCGACCTGGCCTTCCTCGGCTTCGGCGAGATGGACGAGCTGGGCAACGTCAACGTCTCCCGCCTCGGCGGCCTGGCCGTCGGCCCGGGCGGCTTCATCGACATCGCCCAGAACGCCCGCAAGGTGATCTTCTGCGGTACCTTCGCGGCCAAGGGGGTGAAGCTCGCCACCGGCGACGGCGAGATGCGCGTGCTGCAGCAGGGCCAGGTGCACAAGCTCGTGAAGCGCGTCGACCAGATCACCTTCAGCGGCCCGCAGTCCCTGCAACGCGGCCAAACCGCGCTGTACCTGACCGAGCGCGCCAGCTTCCGACTCACGCCCGAAGGCCTGGAACTCTTCGAAATCGCCCCCGGCATCGACCTGCAGCGCGACGTGCTGGACCAGATGGACTTCACGCCGCGCATCGCCGCCGATCTGGCGGTGATGCCGGCGGGGCACTTCCGGGTGGAGGATGAGGGGGTGGGGGCGTTGGCGGAGCGGTGAGGCTGCAGCCCGCGTCAGTGAACCGTCGCAGCGGCGGCCGGCGCTACGAGGCGGGCAGGGAAATACCGCGCCGTCCTGCCGCGACCCGCTCAAGCGGCTTGGGCAGACATTGGTGGGGAACAGGCCCCAGCCTGCTTCAATCGCACGTACCCGCCAACCTTCCCGCGTAGCCACTGGTGTCCCGCACGGCGTACATCTCCCTGCCTGCGCTCGTGCCACCCGAGTCGTTGCTGTGTCAACTTTTTCACGGTACGCTGCAGCTTGACATTCAGCAATGTCATGAGACCCGTTGTTGGCGACAGCCACCGGATGAAGAGGGTTCGAGGGTAGAGGAGAGGGCGCCATGCTGCAGCACAGAAACTGCATCTCTATTTCGACCCAGGGCGTCGACGCCTCGGAGCGTCACGCTTTTTGGGTGGACATGGTCTGTGCTCATTTGGTCCGGGTCAACTGCCTTGAAGTGGCCCAGCGGTCAAGGTTCTTCGGTCACATCGACCAACGACAGATCGGCGCGCTGAGCATCTCTCGGGTGCGTTCACAGGCCCAACGCGTCCGCCTGACGCCCAAATTCATCGCCCAAGCCAGCCAGGAGCATGTACTGGTCAACATCCAGCGCCGCGGCAGGTCAGTGGTTCGCCAGGATGGGCGGGAGGCCGTCCTTCAACCGGGCGACATGGCGCTGTACACCAGTGACCACCCCTACGAACTCGCCTTCGATGCAGGATTCGAACAGCACGTGCTGATCCTGCCCGCGCAACTGGTCCGGGATCGGGTGCCGGACCTCCACCGTGTGACCGCTACCACCTTGTCCTGCGCCCACCCCACCGCAACACTCCTGCGTCATGCGGCGGAAATACTATCCAGTGATCAAGGCTCGGTAAGCACCGATGTCTTGGGCCATGTCGCATGCGAACTGATCGTAGGCTGCGCCGCGGAAATCGTGGACAAAGCGCCGCAGGGATCCGGATCGTCGCCGGTCATGTGGTCGTCAAAAACCGAGCAAGCGGGTCTGCCTGCTCCGCCGGACACGCTGCAAAGACCCACGCCACGCGAACGGGCGATTCTTGAGTTGACCGCCAAGGGCTATAGCTATGTTGAGATCGCTGACCGCTTGGGTGTTTCCGTGAACACGGTGCGCACGCACGTACGGGGGCTGTACGGGAAGCTGGGCGCGGAGAACAGGACGGAGGCGGTGTTTGAGGCGCAGAGGGTGGGTTGGCTAGCTTAATTGAGCAAGATCAGTGCGTAATACCGTTCGATCTCTGTTCGTTCACGGAACTCGGCAAAAGGCAATGATGCGACCGCCCTCAAATCGCATCTCTTTCGGAATTGCGGGATCTTTGCATGCAAACCATGCGGTAGATTCTGCCGCACGATTTTGTAACACCTGTCTACTGTTGGCGTTAATGCCTCTGTAATTTATCAAATTAGAGGCGCGTGCACAATCGTGAACTGTTGCCCATGCATCGGGTCGTGGTTTGATGTTACAAAATCCAAAATTGACCTTGAACGAACAGGTGTTTGTGAATCCGCCCACACCTTCTTGGATTGGCGTCAAGCAGCCGTGAACGGGTTCCCCGGGTTGGCCTCTATGTGGCTGTGACTGATTTTCTTGGCTTGGGGTTGATGCCTGAGGTTTCGGCCTATCACCGTCTGGTTGTCGATTTCGTGAGTGTTGATAACTACCAATGGCAGAACCAAGTTGCCCCAATGCTTCCTGCAACTCACGGGAATCGGATGCGCCTTCAGAAGTCGTCGATTGCGGAGATCTCGCCGCAACTCGAGGGCCTCCGCCATTCTTGGTCCGCGCAATGCATTCGTTGGTTCGCTCTCGGCACAATGCTATCGCAGCTTCTGACCCGTATGCGTTGTCGATGCAATCGACCCTGCGAATCTTACAGTCGCCTTCAGTTTCCGCTTCATCCAGCCATCTGAGTCCGGGATTAATGTGGGGTTTAGACTCCATGTAATGCCGATTGAAACTATCGCAACCGCTGACCGCGACAGCGATGACAACGATCAGCAAATAGAGGGGACTGTTTTAGGACTTACGCAGGGTCACTTCAGCTAGCGCAATGATTCGCCATTTCGACTCAATATGTCAGATGGGTGCCATGCGAATGGTTGGTGACCGAAGTTCCTTCTTGAGGAATTCCGAGAGGATTCCCTTCTTCAGGCTGTAGATGTTTGTCTTCAGCGCTTTGGCCGTCTCGCAGAGGTGGACCCAGGCCAATATCGCGCAGGCGATGTGATTCTTCTGTGACCGGGCCATTCTGCACTGACATTTTTCGATGCCAAGAACCTGCTTGATCTCCCTGTGGTACTGCTCAATCTTCCAGCGCACGGCACACATCTCATGCGTATCGTCCGTCGAATCTTGAGATAGGTCGTTTGTCACAACCCAGTCCGTGCGATTGGTATCAACCACAACCCGGAACAGTTTCAGCTTGATGTCACTGGGAAACTTGAACAGTTTGACGTGTTTGCCATGCACATGTTCTTGGGCACTCCACTGCAGCGTACTGACCGCCTTGTAGGGCTGCTGGCCTTGGCTGTCGTCAACCTTGCGATTGCTCTTGAGCGGGCAGTAGAAGTGCTTGCCCGCCCGGTGGATGTGCTTCATCAGATCCATGGTGGCGTACCAGGAGTCCATCAGCACGGTGCGAAAGGGCAGCTTCTTGTGCGCCATGGCATTGTCGAACATCTCCTGGACATGATCCAGCTTGGACTTGCCGTCTTCGTCAGGCGCATAGATGCGCCAGTCGATGATCCAGTAGTGGCCGGTCTTGATGTTCACGTACAGGCAGTTGACCACCCCAATGCCCTTGATCAGGCCGTGGGCGTTGCCGCTGTACTGTTTGCGCACCAGCTCGATTTTGTGCGAGTGGTTCTTGTCCAGAACGCTGTCATCGAAAACCAGGCAGGCATCGTCGTCAAATTCGATGTTTCGTCGGGCCAGATTCCAGACATCGGCCGGGCTGATATTGGCAGCCTGCAAGTAGCGATTTATGGCGTCATGAGAAAACCTCTGATGGTGATCCGCAAAATAGGTCTGCGTGTAGTTGATTTGTGTGGATATCAGAAATTGGCAGTAGTCTCGGCTCGTGGGTTTCATGGTGAATATATTATCACAAATACCACGAAATCGGCGCCGATATATTAAATAATCTAGTTTGATTTAAACGTTTGCGTAAGTCCTATGTTTTTGAAAAGGGTATTCATTTTCCAGAAACATCAAGAACATCCGGATTCGGGGTGGACTCAACAGTGAAGTGATGGATTCAATGATATAATGCAAGAATTATTTTTCCTCGTGGTTTCGGGCGGATTCTTGTACAGTGTGCCCATGACTCGCAATACAGTGGACTGATTGTTGGTCATTTCTGAAGCCTTCGAAATAAACCTGCAAACCCATCGCGTCCCCGAACTCGTGGATGGCAACATCACGATTTCACGGTAGGCTAGCGACTGAACTCCCAGCCTAACTGGGCCGCAATCCAACCCTTTCCATCGTGCGGGTAGACTTCAACATTGTTTGAGCCAACACGATCCCTCCCCCACATGATCCCGGCGCGGAACGGGGTTTCGGATTTCGTGACGTCAAACATCAGGCCGATACCGCTCGACAATCCCCAAAAATTCCGATCTTTGAGCGTGTCGCCGTCTTTCACCTTGACCCTGATCTCGGTGACGGCATAGGTTCCAATGAGGCTGATGCCCCAGCCCGTTTGGCCCATACGATAACCGATAAACGGCCCGATGGTCGTTCCGGGTTCCAAGCTCTTGTCGTGCCGAAAGTATTTGTAGGGAATGATGAGTCCGCCGTAAATGAATCCGAGTTGGTTGTAGCCGAACTCGCGCAGCTTGGTACTGCTCACCCTGTAGCTGCGGCCTTCCTTGACCATGGGCTTCAAGGCTTTGCAGTCAGTTTCACTGACGGTGATTGTGGAGGCTACCTGAAAGATAGTAGTTGACATGTACACCGCCGATCCTTCAGGCGCCGAAGGGCCTGCCGCATCGGAGGCCTTGGGACGGACTTCCTTCACGTCGCAGGGCAGATCTTTGACGACCACCGTCAAGATTCCAGATTCATCGGTGGTTACCTTTAGTTTTGTACGAGGTGGCGCGATGAACTTATCATTCCCATTACTGCCCTTCTCGTCATTCAACAGAGGTGTAAAACCGTCTGCCGCGGATTTCAGGATGATGAGATCGCCCGTCGCCAGGGTTGACATCTGTGATGACGCCGTTGATGCAGGTGCACGCGTCTCTGCATTGGATTCAGTCTGGTCGGCTGCGGATGCAGTTGCCGTGCTCACAGCTGCCAGCACCACGCATGTTCGGAGTAATTTCATGGTGACCCTCCACACAGTTCCCTGTTCACTGGTCTTTGGCGGGTACAGAAGCACCACGCCCGCAGAATGAAAAGATGTATTTCTGTCGCGTTGATCTTGCGCAAACTGGCAAGCTTGCGCCTCATCAAAACTGATGAGGTGACGGCCAGATGCGCGTGCTGCAGCAGGGCTAGGTGCACAAGCTTGTGGAGTGTGTCGCCCCGATCCCATTCAGCAGCGCCCAGCGGTTCACACGTAGACTGTGCGCACTCAACCCGTGGAGTGGCGATGAACATCACCTTGTCGGTCGACGACCGCGTCGTCGAGTTGGCGCGTCGCTCGGTCCAGTCGATGGGCAAGAGCCTGAACCAGGCGGTGCGCGACTATCTGGAGCAGCTAGCCGGCCGGCAGCAGTTGGCGGCCGAGTTGGAGCAGTTCGAGCAGTCCGCGCTGAACACGCCGGGCCGGCTGGGCGGCTGGCGTTTCGACCGCGACGAGGCCAACGAGCGTGGTGCGTAGTTTCATCGGCTACTACATGCTGGTCTACACCGACGCTGGAGATGATCCGTTGCGGCAGCGCCGCTCAGTCCGGTCGCAGTAACGGGATCACCTTGCGCCCGTGGCGGCGGTAGATGTGGAAGTCGCTGTCGAGGGTGAACACCCGGCTGGTGGCGTACAGCTCGCTCATGCGCACCAGGCAGGCGTCGGCCAGCGAGGCCGGCACGTTGTCGTAGCGCTCGAACAGCGCCTTCACGGCCTCGGCCTCGTCGCCCAGCGACATGCCGATGCGCACCACGCCACGGCTGAGCAGGGCCAGTGCCTTGGCCGGGTCGTGGCCGCCGCGGGCGAGGAGGAAGCAGGTTTCGGCGACCACCGCTTCGCAGGTGAGCAGCGGCCCGGTGATGAGGCCGAACTGCTCGCGCGCCCAGGCGTGGTGGCGGTCATCCCGGCAATGCAGGGCCACCCAGGGCCCAGTGTCGAGCAGGACGGCGGGCGCGCCGCTCACGGCCGACCGAAGTCGTCGAGGTGGCGGGGGTTGGAGGCCAGGTCGTCAGGCCCGCCACCGAAGCAGCCGACCAGATCGCCCGCCAGTTCCAACGCGCTGGGCGGGCCCGCGCTGCGCTCCGCACCGGCCGCCAGGTAGGCCGCGACCGCCCGACGCACCAGTTCCGACTTCGTTACCTGGGCCCGGGCACTGGCCTGCGCCAGGGCGCTGTCCAGGCTGGGCGGGATCTTGATGGTCAGGGTGTTCATGGCGGTGTCTTACCGATCGTCAGGGGATCGTACCGTGTGACCTCTGGCGGCTGCAAGTGCGACGGGAGTGACCATCTTCCACCCTGGCGCTCGTGGCGCTGCCCAATCCACCGGACTGCGGAAGGCGTTGCCCTGGCGGCATCCGCCGCTCAGCAACAGGGCCAGGTGCACAAGCTGGTCCAGCGCATCGACCTGCAGCGCGACACGTGCTGAACCTGATGGCATTCACCCCCGCATCGCCGCCGATCTGGCGGTGATGGCGGCGGGGCATTTCCGGGTTGGGGAAGCGGGGGTGGGGGAGGTGGGGGGCAGTGAGGGGCTGTGCGGCAGGCCCGAGCCCATCTGGCGAACTACTGCACGACCCCATCCAACGCCACCAAAGTGTCGACCGCCAGGCTGTCGCTGTTCTGCGCAACCGTGTAGTACAGCTGACCGACCTCCTGGTCGACCGGGCACTCGACTGGCGTGATGGGGTCGACGGGTGTATCGGCGAGGTCGATGGGCTGCAGGTCGGCATCGATTGGCACGCCGGTCGGTACGATCTCCCAGCCATCGATGGGCATCAGCTTGCAGATGGCGATGACGGCGTCGCAGCCGCCGGTCTCGACCGTCCAGTCGATAGCGAGGAAGTCGTCGACAGGTCCATCCAGGAGCTTCTCGTCGGCCGTGGGGTCTGGCTGGGGCTTGTCTTCTTCGCCGTTGTCCAGGTCTCCGATCTCGATCGCGATCGGCAGGTTGTCGCCGGGAAGGATGCCGCAAGGCGGGTCGATCG
The Sphaerotilus microaerophilus DNA segment above includes these coding regions:
- a CDS encoding acyl CoA:acetate/3-ketoacid CoA transferase, whose translation is MKNKFMTADAAVRLIRDGDTVALMGGGGGLMEATHLFQAVERRFLAGEGPHGLTVVHALGIGDKATLGMNCFAYAGLVKRVIGGHWVWSPRMQQLAQTNQIEAYILPGGVSSQLFREIGGGRPGLITHVGLGTVCDPRHGGGRMNEAAQDDLAEVVTIDGREYLRYKPYRVDVALVRASAADEDGNISFEHEAANLDAAHIALAARSSGGKVIVQVKERLPRGSLKAREVRIPAAWVDAVVVDAGQRSSYDIPFDATLSGELTGEARFAPLPAEAREFDERQAVARRAACELFEGAVVNYGVGIPDAVAKLVVARGELDRIYQTIEHGTYGGSLLDGVLFGYARNASAMLDAPTQFDFYGGGGLDLAFLGFGEMDELGNVNVSRLGGLAVGPGGFIDIAQNARKVIFCGTFAAKGVKLATGDGEMRVLQQGQVHKLVKRVDQITFSGPQSLQRGQTALYLTERASFRLTPEGLELFEIAPGIDLQRDVLDQMDFTPRIAADLAVMPAGHFRVEDEGVGALAER
- a CDS encoding LuxR C-terminal-related transcriptional regulator; this encodes MLQHRNCISISTQGVDASERHAFWVDMVCAHLVRVNCLEVAQRSRFFGHIDQRQIGALSISRVRSQAQRVRLTPKFIAQASQEHVLVNIQRRGRSVVRQDGREAVLQPGDMALYTSDHPYELAFDAGFEQHVLILPAQLVRDRVPDLHRVTATTLSCAHPTATLLRHAAEILSSDQGSVSTDVLGHVACELIVGCAAEIVDKAPQGSGSSPVMWSSKTEQAGLPAPPDTLQRPTPRERAILELTAKGYSYVEIADRLGVSVNTVRTHVRGLYGKLGAENRTEAVFEAQRVGWLA
- a CDS encoding IS701 family transposase is translated as MKPTSRDYCQFLISTQINYTQTYFADHHQRFSHDAINRYLQAANISPADVWNLARRNIEFDDDACLVFDDSVLDKNHSHKIELVRKQYSGNAHGLIKGIGVVNCLYVNIKTGHYWIIDWRIYAPDEDGKSKLDHVQEMFDNAMAHKKLPFRTVLMDSWYATMDLMKHIHRAGKHFYCPLKSNRKVDDSQGQQPYKAVSTLQWSAQEHVHGKHVKLFKFPSDIKLKLFRVVVDTNRTDWVVTNDLSQDSTDDTHEMCAVRWKIEQYHREIKQVLGIEKCQCRMARSQKNHIACAILAWVHLCETAKALKTNIYSLKKGILSEFLKKELRSPTIRMAPI
- a CDS encoding MerR family transcriptional regulator; protein product: MNITLSVDDRVVELARRSVQSMGKSLNQAVRDYLEQLAGRQQLAAELEQFEQSALNTPGRLGGWRFDRDEANERGA
- a CDS encoding type II toxin-antitoxin system VapC family toxin codes for the protein MSGAPAVLLDTGPWVALHCRDDRHHAWAREQFGLITGPLLTCEAVVAETCFLLARGGHDPAKALALLSRGVVRIGMSLGDEAEAVKALFERYDNVPASLADACLVRMSELYATSRVFTLDSDFHIYRRHGRKVIPLLRPD
- a CDS encoding ribbon-helix-helix protein, CopG family, producing MNTLTIKIPPSLDSALAQASARAQVTKSELVRRAVAAYLAAGAERSAGPPSALELAGDLVGCFGGGPDDLASNPRHLDDFGRP